GTCCTCATCCTCTTCCTCCCCTAGGTGACGCCGGAACACCTCAATCACCTGGTAATACACAGACTTCCACAGCAACTGTTCAACACCATGCTTGTTGGAGACATCCGCATCCAGGAATATGATCTGCTCGTAACGGCTGCGTAGTTCATCTCTGAAACAGTGCAATCCTGAAATGCTTGTAAAGTGAAATTTTGAATTTCGTCACCTCCTTGACATGGAAATTTATACAAACTTGTAGAGGTTATGACTTCTTTGAAGAACATcttccttggggtacatatagcattaaaatgtccgttttaaaatgcctacgatacttgtaacaatatttcaataaatattttacaaacagaaaactcgtttttgtcttgtgagaccatcCCTACAGGGCCCCCTACCAGGCCCCTTACCACCAAGAGCAGGTAACACACACCATCTACCtcgtacctcacttttcatgctgaatagAAACAGACAGAATGAAGGGAGTCAGGTGgctgtaccccaaggaggacattcttcaaagaatttatAACCTCTTACGTCCTACTGTACCCACTGAGAAACCCCAAACCTGCAGTGCCAGGAATAACAAACAGTGGATAATAGCGTATGTCAATTCTATAACCAGTCATAATAAAATACCGCCACCAAATACCCATCACTGAACATAAGAAGGGTAGTGTCTCGTATCCCAACACcagtaaacaaaaacaattgtGATGTTGAAAGCTCATTCGGCTAGAGAATCACGACTCTGCCCACTGTTAGGGACTGTCTGTCCAAATCAAGCATTCTCCCGTGAATGTTTGTATACCTGGTAGTGGCAAATAATTGCAATTGGTCAGCTCCAAATAGCTGCTGAGCAGATCTGCTCAATGGGTAGTGCCGCCGCATAAGCCTGTGAAGTGGCCACTGCCCTAAGCGAATGAGTTTTTAACCCATTAAGAGTTGGTAAACCCTTGTGAGTATAacccatacaaatggcagagacaagccacctagaaaTGGTTTGCTTGTTCGCTGGAAGTCCAGTTCTCCAACCAACATAACAGAAGAACAGCTACTTCAGTGTTCATGTTAACGCAGGTTTCTGTTTTtctaagacgtgagcacgtcAAAGAGAGGTACCGAGCTGTGGAGGATGAAGGAGAGTGGGTAGCTTGATAAGCACTGTTACGTGAAAGGTGCCTGCGATCTGACAGTAAGAATCCGGCAATAGAATACTGACTTTGTGAAAGACTGTCAGAGCAGGATCCGCAGACATCGCATGAACGTCCCCTACCTGCCTATAGAAGTTACCGCATACAGAGTACGACCCCTTCTCACTCATTTCTCAAAGTCGATCGAAGCCTAGGCAAGTGAAGACTATGAAACGACAGCAACCGTTCTAGTCAATGACAGCATGAAAAGCAAGGTACGAGGTAGACTGCGAGaattacctgctcttggctgttaggGGCCTGGTGgcggccctgtaggggtggtctcacaagacaaaaacaagttttttgtttgtaaaatatttattgaaatattgttacaactgtcataatggacattttaatgctatatgtACACCAAGGAGGACTTTTTCTGAAAAAGAACTATGAATTTGTTTCCAGAAATGACTTCTAAAAAGAAAAGAGGTTCCAACCCCCTGAATGACACAGTTGGAGTGTGGAACGGATAAAGTTGGTGTTATGCTTAAATTACACATAATATACTGCTGCGGATAATTTATGCTACATCTCAGATGAACAGACACAAAAAAGAAGCCACCTGTTAATGTGACAACAAGTTTGAATGTCCagtcaaaatgtaattttctgaataaaaaaaCTGATaatttatacttatcctgactcatgctttttCGCTAttctcctccctctatgtgaagatagtggaacacgtaaaatcccttgaagttcccttcttttgAAGCTGACAtacaatcacactcacccacaggAAACCTCCCCATTTCCTGCAACATCGGTCACATGAACAGCCCTGTTTGTCACTCTTTTCGTAATTCCGTAAGCCCGACATGAGAGATcatgatgaaatacatgtttaacaacataaaaaaaatacaaaaatttaTAAACAATTTCATATCGTAATGATATTAATACAGACCAAAGCTGTATACTGCTAAATTTTGTGTCAAGGACCGAAATATTAAAGGATATTAAACGCTGTACAGGGACTCAAGTTCCCTCCAACTGTCTTGTCAGGCGATGGAGGAGAGTGTGGCAAACACAGCTGGTCCCTTGCTTcaaaagaagggaacttcaaacgTTCCATTATCtttgcatagagggaggagataagcaataagcaaataagcatgagtcgaggataaggaaaaatatatcATGGGAATCATAATTTAAGGCTGTACCTGAGCTTGGTAATCCGTCTCCACCCATCATCACCTGAGATTCTACGAGACAGAAGGTTGTTGAGTTGATTGTCCAGTGGCTGGGTATCTCGGAGTAGCTGCTCGGACATGGCTCGACACTGGGACTTGGACCTGCCTCCAATTACCTGGTCAGGATCGTAGCCGCTGAAGGTAACATTGTGAGATACATATCACATTTAATGTCATACAACCACAGTGTATATGCAATGGTGGTGAAATTCTGAATTAATCCCCACCTTCAAGGTCAAGAGAATACACTTTCACAATAAAGCTGTATCATTTACACGAAATGTCACAGATTGTATTGTTACTCTTGGCTTATTAAAATTTTGCTGCTCACTATTGACACCAGGGCAGTGGCACATCCTAAATTCACAAactggctaataatcctgaaaatggcccattgtcaaagttctcctTCCCAATCCCTGCTGAAGTTTAAAAACTCAAGATCAAGCTCTTCAATTTTCCTCACACAGGCTAGACGAGAACAAACTACTTACCCATGATAGTATGGGTCTCTAGTATAGGTGTCATCAGTGTAGAGGCCACACTCCTTGAATGGAAACTGGGGATAACCAAACATAGCTGCCGGGTGTGGTGGCATGCCGCCATAAGCTGGGCCAGGGTATGGCATATCTGGGTAAGTGAATCCCTGACGGTAGTCTTGATAgtactgttgggggtggggctGAGGTGGCTGTGGAGGTGGATGCTGCTGAGGCACATTGGTTGGTGGAGTGCTGCGATTTGATTCCTGGGGTGATGAAGCCATCTCACGTTTATCTGTACCTTTGATTTTGGAGTTGGTAATTACAATTGGCTTGTTTGGATTCCTCGGATCGAAAAGCATCTTCCTGCTTTGATCCTGAGTCTGGTCTCTGTTCTTCATATGATGGCTTGCCATCATGCCTGCATCTGTTTGTTCTTCCTGATAATATTCTTGCTGCTTGGTCTGATGCCCAGGAAGATGGAGCAGTCCACCAGAATGTGCATGTTGAGAGCCGGACTTGTCAGACTCAGACCTGTTCTGTTCACCTGACACTTTAACCTGTCTCTGATTCCTATCCAAAGTAACCTTGATATTAATATTGTCTCTGGGAGATTCACCATAGCTGTCATGCCTGCCCCGTCTAAATCCCTCACGCTTTGACCCGATGTCAAGCTCATGAGAATTATGCCTCCTTTCGTAGAAATCTCTCCTCCCTCCTTCTTTCGAGCTGCCTCCGTGACTATCATGCCTCCTTCTCCTGCTTCCATCAGTCCCAATATCACTATAATTATCTATCTTATCCTTCTTCCCTCTTGATCCAGCTGAAGAATGACGTTTTTTATGACGCCGTGCTGGTCTGATCCTTGGTGCCCAAGGATCTTCATCCTGATAATTACTATGAACACTTGACTCTCGACTCTCTGTTCCAGAAGGTTTGCGTCTCCTCTCCTTCCTGCGGCCACGGAATTCCTGAGATCGTATCACATCCTTTGCTATGGATCCTTTTTGTGGAGGGGCTTTTTCATATTTGGGTTTGGGTTCTGAAGGTGCTGCCTGATCCATATCACCCGGGTATCCTGCTACACAACTTTCGAGGTAGTCATTGAGTCTCTGGGCTTCATCTTGCACCTGTCTGGCCAACTCTTGCTCCATCTCCTGCACCCAGTCCAGTGGTTTGGGTTCCTGTTGGAACTCCTCCTCCAGACTAACATCACTGCTGGCACTCACGTCACTACTGAAGCTGCCAGTTCTCTGTCGACGCATTGCAGAGAATGAGTGACGCTTGCCTCCCCTCTTTCCCCCTCCCCGAGATCCTGATGTTCTGGATTTATACATATTTTCCTTCATATCACTGTCATTTGTGTCTGGATAATTTTCATTCTCTGACTGAGTGTCTGCAAGAGAGTTCTGTCTGGATAGAGACAACCTTGATGGTCTGTTAAGTCTTCTTGAAAGCTCTGGTGAGTCTAAAGTTTCAGAATTTGCTCGAGCAGCTCTAAGGGTGCTCAAAAGTTCTTGTCTCTCTTTTGCCCGTTCTCTTGCAATGTTATCTTTATAATTTTCTTTCACATTCTCCTTCACAGATTCTTTAGACATTTCAACAGGATTGTCTTCCTCACCTGCATCATTAACAACAGTCACTTGCATGTTACGTAAACCAAACCGAAGGTCTACTTTCCTCTGAGAGGGAGACCTGGGACTAGGGGGTAATGGAGAGGTGGGACTGGTAACATCTGACCCTCTTCTGTGATAACCTCTTTCTGAGCTCCTCCCAAGGGTAGAATAAGGACTTTCTGATTCATACTCAGGCTGTGAAACTGAATCAGGACTATTGCATCCATCTCCCCTTCTCGTATCCTGTTCCATTAAACGTCCCTTCGGAACATAGATCTGAATGTCAGGTCTTTTCCCCCTTCTACGATTGTCCATCCTTTTATAAGACTTCTTTGGAGTTCTCTTTGGAGATCCACCTTCACCTTGTTCTGCCCCATTTTGATTAGCTGCTTCAGCATGACCTCCAGGGTTGACCCCATTGACCTCAGGTTCAACACTGCTTTCCTTGCTTCCTCGTCCACTTTCCTCTGTATCTTGCTGCTCTAGATCTACATCCCAGTTCTCTCCATCAGAGACACTATTTTTTCTATCCTGGTTGGCAAGTTCTTTggatatttttgttttactcAACCGAGAAACACCTGGTTGATATAACTGTATTGGAGGGCGTCGTCGAGTTTGAGCTTTCTTCTGAGTATCTGCAGATTTTTCAGGTTTCTCTCCTGCAAGAAAATGATCAAAATACAATTTAACTAATATtgatattgttatttttattaaactgaaataatttgaaaataaaacatgtcattattTACAATTTGGAAAAACTGCAATACCTGTGACAGTAAAAAGTGGAAataaattattatcataatCTTAACTGTGTAAAACATTGCAGAAGTGCAACATGTTTACACATACCAAACATACTAAAACAGTAAAAGACT
The window above is part of the Haliotis asinina isolate JCU_RB_2024 chromosome 1, JCU_Hal_asi_v2, whole genome shotgun sequence genome. Proteins encoded here:
- the LOC137271772 gene encoding telomerase-binding protein EST1A-like codes for the protein MKMASKNEVVRITFKELHEIVQNSAKGEKPEKSADTQKKAQTRRRPPIQLYQPGVSRLSKTKISKELANQDRKNSVSDGENWDVDLEQQDTEESGRGSKESSVEPEVNGVNPGGHAEAANQNGAEQGEGGSPKRTPKKSYKRMDNRRRGKRPDIQIYVPKGRLMEQDTRRGDGCNSPDSVSQPEYESESPYSTLGRSSERGYHRRGSDVTSPTSPLPPSPRSPSQRKVDLRFGLRNMQVTVVNDAGEEDNPVEMSKESVKENVKENYKDNIARERAKERQELLSTLRAARANSETLDSPELSRRLNRPSRLSLSRQNSLADTQSENENYPDTNDSDMKENMYKSRTSGSRGGGKRGGKRHSFSAMRRQRTGSFSSDVSASSDVSLEEEFQQEPKPLDWVQEMEQELARQVQDEAQRLNDYLESCVAGYPGDMDQAAPSEPKPKYEKAPPQKGSIAKDVIRSQEFRGRRKERRRKPSGTESRESSVHSNYQDEDPWAPRIRPARRHKKRHSSAGSRGKKDKIDNYSDIGTDGSRRRRHDSHGGSSKEGGRRDFYERRHNSHELDIGSKREGFRRGRHDSYGESPRDNINIKVTLDRNQRQVKVSGEQNRSESDKSGSQHAHSGGLLHLPGHQTKQQEYYQEEQTDAGMMASHHMKNRDQTQDQSRKMLFDPRNPNKPIVITNSKIKGTDKREMASSPQESNRSTPPTNVPQQHPPPQPPQPHPQQYYQDYRQGFTYPDMPYPGPAYGGMPPHPAAMFGYPQFPFKECGLYTDDTYTRDPYYHGGYDPDQVIGGRSKSQCRAMSEQLLRDTQPLDNQLNNLLSRRISGDDGWRRITKLRDELRSRYEQIIFLDADVSNKHGVEQLLWKSVYYQVIEVFRRHLGEEEDEDFKNKLHAVLTEGTEFFQNLLQKLQSTYNFNIDVFLDVNNPPGDNISRSVKLALLSVQRTYIFLGDIARYREQANETTNYGRARNWYMKAQQIAPKNGRPYNQLAILAMYTRRKLDAVYYYMRSLAASNPFLTARESLMSVFEDVRKKAEATEQKRLADKEKLKKLKQKRHQDGPRVEIWVSHDGKSVEDKVDETHEEDLSNLSAIELNKRFVLSFLNVHGKLFTKIGMETFPEGSCLMLREFEALLQNSPVVISSNRLIQLMAINMFAVENTALKDESLGETCRSLLQEHAVQLGLDMFGLLIKHCSDLLTSHLSSTDYPAQLLNEDLHQLVPGVKTWSDWMMCHPALWNPPPSLRPPDLGLDIDVWKGMSNLCNVLTGLDTSHVKIYRDRKESCEPIVLTEDATMAGFIPMLSALVESCYIHTTTDKEVAKDCLRLEKLRLFGEYLCGIEPPMLSYNVETKLYFSVALATSVSEEKDRKRGSNSSDSDDVIIESEDEADVESGGEDHVRHLKARKQELQKKKDEQTRHQENVQAILDENRHRRIELEIHPIFLIPDTNCFIDHLPGLKRILNSNKYTLVVPLVVINELDGLAKGSREGQYETAEHAGIVKSRSQQAIVFLEEEFERKNSHIRAQTSKGSILETISFRSEETDATGNNDDLILSCCLHYCKDKARDFMPKNRDESVRLYRDVVLLTDDRNLCLKAHTSNVPVKDVMSFKRWSNIT